A part of Acropora palmata chromosome 6, jaAcrPala1.3, whole genome shotgun sequence genomic DNA contains:
- the LOC141885281 gene encoding DNA excision repair protein ERCC-8-like: MIRYLLKREQSTPWAYLLTQSERNKRVKAMKLSQHGEVEQVHKSGINCVDIDIREGKYLLSSSSNGKIAIHDVEDCFYAAKFQCKAVVTVDSSLKDSHKKSVETVQWYPNDTGIFLSSSVDRTLRVWDTNALEVVEKFHVEGIIYHHQMPIHSSKHNLVATACEDSRVYLCDLKSGSAIHILKGHSRGVVSVAWSPRNSYILATGSRDNKVLLWDVRKAVGSILSLDQHNGKGGSRCSAINTAHNGHVNGISFAPDGLHLLTYGTDDRLRLWDTFTGKNTLVNFGRVHNPSRKAIKLCHSSGTSHQVVFVPSGSNIEVYELVTGKHMVSLGGHYNNVNCCAFHHYFQALFSGANDTNLLAWLPEISQTDNKKMTSDIAGSKCVRNVDNPFEDSWSSDEGET; this comes from the coding sequence ATGATTCGCTACCTGCTCAAGAGGGAACAATCGACTCCTTGGGCATATCTTTTGACACAAAGTGAGCGAAATAAGCGAGTGAAAGCCATGAAATTGAGCCAACATGGCGAAGTGGAACAGGTCCACAAATCTGGTATCAACTGCGTTGATATCGATATCCGTGAAGGAAAATACCTCTTGTCATCAAGTTCTAATGGTAAAATAGCTATCCATGATGTAGAGGACTGTTTCTATGCTGCTAAATTCCAGTGCAAGGCAGTTGTTACCGTTGATAGTTCATTAAAAGATAGCCATAAAAAGAGTGTAGAAACTGTTCAATGGTATCCCAACGACACAGGGATATTTTTATCCAGTTCTGTGGATAGAACTCTGAGAGTTTGGGACACAAATGCGCTTGAGGTCGTTGAGAAGTTTCACGTTGAGGGAATCATTTATCATCACCAGATGCCAATTCATTCAAGCAAACACAATCTAGTTGCAACTGCTTGTGAAGATTCCAGAGTTTATCTTTGTGATCTCAAATCTGGCTCTGCAATTCATATTTTAAAGGGACATTCAAGGGGGGTTGTTTCTGTGGCATGGTCACCAAGGAATTCCTACATCTTGGCAACAGGTAGCAGAGATAATAAAGTGCTTTTGTGGGATGTCAGAAAAGCTGTTGGCAGCATTTTATCTTTGGACCAACACAATGGAAAAGGAGGGTCAAGATGTTCTGCAATAAACACTGCTCACAATGGACATGTTAATGGCATTTCCTTTGCACCAGATGGATTGCACTTGTTGACGTATGGAACAGATGATCGCTTAAGGCTGTGGGATACATTCACAGGCAAGAACACTCTTGTTAACTTTGGTCGGGTGCACAATCCCAGTCGCAAAGCAATAAAGCTTTGCCATTCAAGTGGGACTTCTCACCAAGTTGTGTTTGTTCCTTCAGGCAGCAATATAGAAGTATATGAACTTGTAACTGGAAAACACATGGTTAGTCTTGGAGGACATTACAACAATGTGAACTGTTGTGCATTCCATCACTAttttcaagctcttttcaGTGGTGCAAATGACACTAATCTTCTGGCGTGGCTACCAGAGATAAGCCAAACTGACAATAAAAAGATGACTTCAGATATAGCAGGTTCTAAATGTGTTAGAAATGTAGACAATCCGTTTGAAGATTCTTGGAGCAGTGATGAAGGGGAAACATAA
- the LOC141885283 gene encoding cytoplasmic tRNA 2-thiolation protein 1-like translates to MPLTCKICGKKAILKRPKTDHALCKDCFFTTFESEVHQTIIANKLFETGEKVAIGASGGKDSTVLAYVLKKLNEEHNYGLDLILLSVDEGITGYRDDSLETVKRNEKQYQLPLKIVSYEELYGWTMDAIVKQIGLKNNCTFCGVFRRQALDRGAMNLKVDKIVTGHNADDIAETVIMNVLRGDIARLRRCTAIVTGTEGAIPRCKPFKYTYEKEIVMYAYFKKLDYFSTECIYSPNAYRGHARTYLKDLEKIRSSSILDIIHSGESLSVKKDVKMPVQGTCSRCGYISSQPLCKACVLLEGLNKGLPRLGIGKTTKAQIEELSSEDGSCSQATREEKGISSKSLDF, encoded by the exons ATGCCTCTCACCTGCAAAATCTGTGGAAAAAAGGCTATTTTAAAGCGTCCTAAGACG GACCATGCTTTGTGTAAGGATTGCTTTTTTACCACATTTGAAAGTGAAGTCCATCAGACCATTATTGCCAATAAACTGTTTGAGACTGGTGAGAAAGTTGCCATAGGTGCCTCTGGTGGAAAAG ATTCCACAGTGCTAGCTTATGTCCTAAAAAAGCTGAATGAAGAACACAACTATGGGCTGGACTTAATTCTCCTGTCTGTGGATGAAGGGATAACTGGCTACAGGGATGATTCCCTTGAG ACAGtaaagagaaatgaaaagcAATATCAGCTACCTTTAAAGATTGTTTCCTATGAG GAACTCTATGGATGGACGATGGATGCAATTGTCAAGCAGATTGGACTGAAGAATAATT GTACATTTTGTGGTGTATTTAGAAGACAAGCTTTGGACAGAGGAGCCATGAACTTGAAGGTCGACAAAATAGTAACAG GTCACAATGCTGATGATATCGCAGAAACGGTCATAATGAATG TTTTGCGAGGTGACATTGCCAGACTTCGACGATGCACGGCAATAGTAACG GGAACTGAAGGAGCAATTCCACGCTGTAAACCATTCAAGTACACCTATgagaaagaaattgtgat GTATGCTTATTTCAAGAAACTGGACTATTTTTCGACAGAGTGCATCTATTCTCCAAACGCCTACAG GGGCCATGCAAGGACCTATCTAAAGGACTTGGAAAAAATACGTTCAAGCTCAATTTTGG ATATCATCCATTCTGGCGAAAGTTTGTCCGTCAAAAAAGATGTGAAGATGCCAGTGCAAG GCACTTGTAGCAGGTGTGGATATATCTCGAGTCAGCCACTGTGCAAGGCGTGTGTCCTTTTAGAGGGTCTGAACAAGGGTTTGCCCAG gTTAGGCATCGGCAAAACAACCAAGGCGCAA ATTGAGGAGTTGAGCAGTGAGGATGGTAGCTGCAGTCAGGCCACACGCGAAGAGAAAGGAATTTCTTCGAAGTCTCTTGATTTTTGA